The Pseudomonas fluorescens genome includes a window with the following:
- the typA gene encoding translational GTPase TypA, whose product MIENLRNIAIIAHVDHGKTTLVDKLLRQSGTLERNELNDERVMDSNDQEKERGITILAKNTAINWNGYHINIVDTPGHADFGGEVERVMSMVDSVLLLVDAQDGPMPQTRFVTKKAFEAGLRPIVVINKVDRPGARPDWVLDQIFDLFDNLGATEEQLDFKVVYASALNGIAGLDHTNMAEDMTPLYQSIVDDVPAPKVDRDGPFQMQISALDYNSFLGVIGVGRIARGRIKPNTPVVAIDADGKKRNGRILKLMGHHGLHRIDVEEAAAGDIVCISGFEQLFISDTLCDPLNVEAMKPLTVDEPTVSMTFQVNDSPFCGKEGKFVTSRNIKERLDKELLYNVALRVEEGDSADKFKVSGRGELHLSVLIETMRREGFEMGVGRPEVIIRMVDGVKHEPYENVTIDLPEESQGAIMEQMGLRKGDLTNMVPDGKGRVRLEYNIPARGLIGFRNEFLTLTSGGGILTSIFDRYDVMKSGDMSGRQNGVLVSVATGKALTYSLETLQARGKLFVEHGQDIYEGQIVGLNSRDNDLGVNPTKGKKLDNMRASGKDETIALVPPVKFTLEQALEFVQEDELCEVTPKSIRLRKKILGESERTRAAKKSGN is encoded by the coding sequence GTGATCGAAAATCTACGCAACATCGCCATCATTGCTCACGTTGACCATGGTAAGACCACCCTGGTAGACAAACTCTTGCGTCAATCCGGCACCCTGGAGCGCAACGAGCTCAACGACGAGCGCGTGATGGACTCCAACGACCAGGAAAAAGAGCGCGGTATTACCATCCTGGCGAAAAACACCGCCATCAACTGGAATGGCTACCACATCAACATCGTGGACACCCCGGGCCACGCCGACTTCGGTGGTGAAGTAGAGCGCGTGATGTCGATGGTCGACTCCGTGCTGCTGCTGGTTGACGCCCAGGACGGCCCTATGCCGCAAACCCGTTTCGTGACCAAGAAGGCTTTCGAAGCTGGCCTGCGTCCGATCGTGGTGATCAACAAGGTTGACCGTCCAGGCGCGCGTCCGGACTGGGTTCTGGACCAGATCTTCGACCTGTTCGACAACCTGGGTGCCACCGAAGAACAGCTGGACTTCAAAGTCGTCTACGCCTCGGCCCTGAACGGTATTGCCGGTCTGGACCACACCAACATGGCTGAAGACATGACCCCGCTGTACCAGTCGATCGTCGACGACGTACCAGCGCCGAAAGTCGACCGTGACGGTCCGTTCCAGATGCAGATCTCGGCACTGGACTACAACAGCTTCCTGGGTGTGATCGGTGTTGGCCGTATCGCCCGTGGTCGCATCAAGCCGAACACCCCGGTGGTTGCCATCGACGCCGACGGCAAGAAGCGCAACGGTCGTATCCTGAAGCTGATGGGTCACCACGGCCTGCACCGCATCGACGTTGAAGAAGCTGCGGCCGGTGACATCGTCTGCATCAGCGGCTTCGAGCAACTGTTCATCTCCGACACCCTGTGCGACCCACTGAACGTCGAAGCGATGAAGCCGTTGACCGTCGACGAGCCTACCGTCTCCATGACCTTCCAGGTCAACGACTCGCCATTCTGCGGTAAAGAAGGCAAGTTCGTGACCAGCCGTAACATCAAGGAACGCCTGGACAAAGAGCTGCTCTACAACGTTGCACTGCGCGTTGAAGAAGGCGACTCGGCTGACAAGTTCAAGGTCTCCGGCCGTGGTGAGCTGCACCTCTCGGTACTGATCGAAACCATGCGTCGCGAAGGCTTCGAAATGGGCGTGGGCCGTCCTGAAGTGATCATCCGCATGGTTGATGGCGTCAAGCACGAACCGTACGAAAACGTGACCATCGACCTGCCGGAAGAATCCCAGGGCGCGATCATGGAGCAAATGGGCCTGCGTAAAGGCGACCTGACCAACATGGTTCCGGATGGCAAGGGCCGTGTGCGCCTTGAGTACAACATCCCGGCTCGTGGCCTGATCGGTTTCCGTAACGAGTTCCTGACCCTGACCTCCGGTGGCGGCATCCTGACTTCGATCTTCGATCGTTACGACGTGATGAAGTCCGGTGACATGTCCGGCCGTCAGAACGGCGTGCTGGTATCGGTTGCGACCGGCAAGGCACTGACCTACTCGCTGGAAACCCTGCAAGCGCGCGGCAAGCTGTTTGTCGAGCACGGCCAGGATATCTACGAAGGTCAAATCGTCGGCCTGAACAGCCGCGACAACGACCTGGGCGTGAACCCAACCAAAGGCAAGAAGCTCGACAACATGCGTGCTTCGGGCAAGGACGAAACCATCGCCCTGGTTCCGCCGGTCAAGTTCACCCTGGAGCAAGCGCTGGAGTTCGTGCAGGAAGACG
- the thiI gene encoding tRNA uracil 4-sulfurtransferase ThiI, giving the protein MKLIVKVFPEITIKSRPVRMRFIRQLAKNIRAVLRDLDPAVVVNGVWDNLELETRVSEPKVLKEMTERLSCMPGIAHFLQVDEYPLGDFDDILAKCMLHYGDALAGKIFSVRCKRAGKHPFSSMDVEKYVGSQLRRQCGAAGISLKDPQIEVRIEIRDQRLFVIHSQHNSIGGYPLGSLEQTLVLMSGGFDSTVAAYQIMRRGLMSHFCFFNLGGRAHELGVMEVAHFIWKKYGSSQRVLFVSVPFEEVLGEILGKVDNSHMGVILKRMMLRAASRIADRLQIDALVTGEAISQVSSQTLPNLSVIDCVTEKLVLRPLIASHKQDIIDQANEIGTAEFARHMPEYCGVISVNPKTAAKRGRVEHEEKEFDMAVLERALENARLVPIDRVIDELGQDIQIEEVGEALAGQIIIDIRHPDDAEDDPLEIAGIEVKTMPFYAVNARFKELDPTRQYLLYCDKGVMSRLHAHHLLSEGHANVRVYRPS; this is encoded by the coding sequence ATGAAACTAATCGTAAAAGTCTTCCCCGAGATCACCATCAAGAGCCGCCCGGTACGGATGCGTTTCATCCGCCAGTTGGCCAAGAACATCCGTGCCGTGCTCCGAGACCTGGACCCGGCCGTGGTGGTGAATGGCGTGTGGGACAACCTCGAGCTGGAAACCCGTGTCAGCGAACCCAAGGTCCTGAAGGAAATGACCGAGCGCCTGAGCTGCATGCCGGGCATCGCGCATTTCCTGCAAGTCGATGAATACCCGCTGGGGGATTTCGACGACATCCTTGCCAAGTGCATGCTCCATTATGGTGATGCCCTGGCCGGCAAGATTTTTTCGGTGCGCTGCAAGCGTGCCGGCAAGCACCCGTTCAGTTCGATGGATGTGGAGAAGTACGTCGGCAGCCAGTTGCGCCGACAGTGCGGCGCGGCCGGTATTTCGCTGAAAGATCCGCAGATCGAAGTGCGCATCGAAATTCGCGACCAACGGCTGTTCGTGATCCACAGCCAGCACAACAGCATCGGCGGTTATCCGCTGGGTTCGCTGGAGCAGACCCTGGTGCTGATGTCCGGCGGTTTCGACTCCACGGTGGCCGCCTACCAGATCATGCGTCGCGGGTTGATGAGCCATTTCTGCTTCTTCAACCTCGGCGGACGTGCCCACGAACTGGGCGTGATGGAAGTGGCGCACTTCATCTGGAAGAAGTACGGCAGCTCCCAACGCGTGTTATTTGTGAGCGTGCCATTCGAAGAAGTCCTGGGCGAGATTCTCGGCAAAGTCGATAACAGTCATATGGGCGTCATTTTGAAGCGTATGATGTTGCGCGCCGCTTCTCGAATTGCCGATCGCCTGCAGATCGATGCGCTGGTGACCGGCGAGGCGATTTCCCAGGTGTCGAGCCAGACGTTGCCGAACCTGTCGGTGATCGACTGCGTGACCGAGAAACTGGTCTTGCGTCCACTGATCGCCAGCCACAAGCAGGACATCATCGACCAGGCCAATGAAATCGGCACCGCCGAGTTTGCCCGGCACATGCCGGAGTACTGCGGCGTCATCTCGGTCAATCCGAAGACGGCGGCCAAGCGCGGGCGGGTGGAGCACGAAGAGAAAGAATTCGACATGGCGGTGCTCGAGCGTGCGCTCGAAAACGCCAGGCTGGTGCCGATCGATCGAGTCATCGATGAGTTGGGCCAGGACATTCAGATTGAAGAAGTCGGCGAAGCGCTGGCCGGTCAGATCATCATCGACATCCGTCACCCGGACGATGCTGAAGACGACCCGCTGGAGATCGCCGGCATCGAGGTAAAAACGATGCCGTTCTATGCCGTGAACGCGCGTTTCAAGGAACTGGACCCTACTCGCCAGTACCTGCTGTATTGCGACAAAGGCGTGATGAGTCGCCTGCATGCCCACCATTTGCTCAGTGAGGGGCATGCCAATGTGCGCGTTTATCGACCGAGCTAA
- the glnA gene encoding type I glutamate--ammonia ligase: MSKSVQLIKDHDVKWIDLRFTDTKGTQHHVTMPARDALDDEFFEIGKMFDGSSISGWKGIEASDMILMPDDETAVLDPFTEEPTLILVCDIIEPSTMQGYDRDPRAIAHRAEEYLKSTGIGDTAFFGPEPEFFIFDSVKFKSDISGSMFKIFSEQGSWMSDQDVEGGNKGHRPGIKGGYFPVPPFDHDHEIRTSMCNALEEMGQTVEVHHHEVATAGQNEIGVKFNTLVKKADEVQTLKYCVHNVADAYGRTATFMPKPLYGDNGSGMHVHMSISKDGKNTFAGEGYAGLSDTALYFIGGIIKHGKALNGFTNPSTNSYKRLVPGFEAPVMLAYSARNRSASIRIPYVNSPKARRIEARFPDPAANPYLAFAALMMAGLDGIQNKIHPGDAADKNLYDLPPEEAKEIPQVCGSLKEALEELDKGRAFLTKGGVFSDDFIDAYIALKSEEEIKVRTFVHPLEYELYYSC; encoded by the coding sequence ATGTCGAAGTCGGTTCAACTCATCAAAGATCATGACGTCAAGTGGATTGATCTGCGCTTCACTGACACCAAAGGTACTCAACATCACGTGACCATGCCGGCCCGTGATGCGCTGGACGACGAATTCTTTGAAATCGGGAAAATGTTCGACGGCTCCTCCATCTCCGGCTGGAAAGGCATCGAAGCCTCCGACATGATCCTGATGCCGGACGACGAAACTGCCGTCCTGGACCCGTTCACCGAAGAGCCGACCCTGATCCTGGTCTGCGACATCATTGAACCTTCGACCATGCAAGGCTATGACCGCGACCCACGCGCCATCGCCCACCGCGCCGAGGAATACCTGAAGTCCACCGGTATCGGCGACACCGCTTTCTTCGGTCCTGAGCCTGAGTTCTTCATCTTCGACTCGGTCAAATTCAAGTCCGACATCTCCGGCTCCATGTTCAAGATCTTCTCCGAACAAGGTTCGTGGATGTCCGACCAGGACGTGGAAGGCGGCAACAAAGGCCACCGTCCAGGCATCAAGGGCGGCTACTTCCCGGTTCCACCGTTCGACCACGACCACGAAATCCGTACCTCCATGTGCAACGCACTGGAAGAGATGGGCCAGACCGTCGAAGTTCACCACCACGAAGTGGCAACTGCCGGCCAGAACGAAATCGGCGTGAAGTTCAACACGCTGGTCAAGAAGGCTGACGAAGTCCAGACCCTGAAGTACTGCGTACACAACGTTGCCGACGCCTACGGTCGCACCGCGACCTTCATGCCTAAGCCACTGTACGGCGACAACGGTTCGGGCATGCACGTTCACATGTCGATCTCCAAAGACGGCAAGAACACCTTCGCAGGCGAAGGCTATGCCGGCCTGTCGGACACCGCCCTGTACTTCATCGGCGGTATCATCAAGCACGGTAAGGCCCTGAACGGCTTCACCAACCCGTCGACCAACTCCTACAAGCGTCTGGTACCAGGCTTCGAAGCACCGGTCATGCTGGCCTACTCGGCTCGCAACCGTTCCGCCTCGATCCGTATTCCTTACGTGAACAGCCCTAAAGCCCGCCGTATTGAAGCGCGCTTCCCGGATCCGGCTGCCAACCCATACCTGGCCTTCGCTGCTCTGATGATGGCCGGCCTGGACGGTATCCAGAACAAGATCCACCCTGGCGATGCCGCTGACAAAAACCTGTATGACCTGCCGCCTGAAGAGGCCAAGGAAATCCCACAGGTTTGCGGCAGCCTGAAAGAAGCCCTGGAAGAGCTGGACAAGGGCCGTGCTTTCCTGACCAAGGGCGGCGTATTCAGCGATGACTTCATCGACGCTTACATCGCACTGAAAAGCGAAGAAGAAATCAAGGTTCGCACCTTCGTACACCCACTGGAATACGAGCTGTACTACAGCTGCTGA